CAGGAATGGTTGCTGATGCCAAATCTCCATTAAGTGTATTTCTTGAACAGTGAACAGGTCCTATGAAGTAATTAATTAAGCAGTTAAACATCCTATCAATATTAACTCCAGTCCCCTATGAAAGAAGATTTACAACAATTTTCTATTCAGGCACATGAAATTCCTTTAGCTtcctgctaattttttgtttgtttagtatcAAAGAAAAATCTAACTTTTCTACTATAGTATTGACAGTCATAAGGAAAAACTTCAGAGTTCATGAGATAAATTATGAAACTATCTGAagtagagatttttgttttgttcattgctaaaaccataaatatttgctgaattgaattTAATCTTTCTTAATTAACTATTGCTTTTTCAGTATTATTGTTTGAATGCTGTTATTGTCCTCCTTGTTTCTAGGCAAAGAAACCAAGACCCAAAAAAGGTTGCATGACTTACCCAGGATTACACAATTGGTAACAGAACTAAGACTACATTCAGGTCTTCCTCTTTTCAATATAAGACTTTCTGAGGTACCTCATACTAAAAGATctcatttttccatttggaaTGTAACTTACAGAACTATCACTACAACTCCAAGTGAAAATAGCCAAACATATCGGCACAGTCCTGTTGTAAAGCAGTTGCACTTTTATACATATTGTTTGAGGTCACCATGATCAtttattactttcataattttgttaaatcttattaataaaaaatagaagcagCTGCATCTCACAAGGATAAGAATATTTCCAGATACAGACTTTCAACTAAGACTGCCACTTTCTAAGGAAGAGCACTAATTCAGTCTCTGCTTTGTCAACTAACTGAAACATTAAACGTTAGCAAAAAAACCGAAAGAAATTACCTAAGGGTAAAACTTTGGACCTAGCCTACATTTGCCAATGTAAAGATGTTCTAGAGAACTgagatatatgtatgtgtgtacagacatatatacaaatgtgtgtgtgtgtgtgtgtgtgtatgtgcatgacTAGTTTTGTTACAGTTCATAAAACAGCTAAATTGGGGAATGCTAAATATAATAAGGCACATACACCTAGatcttataaaaattgttttcaaaaattcAGGACCAGGATaccttaaaagaaaagagagctaAAGAAAAATggctggctttaaaaaaataattgggcTATCACAAATgatcccctttaaaaaaaaaaaaaaaaaaaagaagtggccTCTAAGGAAAGTACAAGGCAGCATATAGAATTCATAAGCTCTGGATTAAAAGAGTCATGTGAAAAAGGCATAAAGAACAAGGAGAATCAGAATCTATATTACCTgcctcagaaaacatttttttcacataccCAACCTATTTACCcaaccttttcttctccttttctcttctagGTCTTGCTCAATTGATCCAGGAAAGTTTCTTTCTTGCCCTTCCtactcttactcttttttttcaccttttttccttccttcatttctctaCCCACTATCACAACTTAAACTCAAAGATGGTAATGAGCATAGAGTACTGTTCTATATCAACAGATTATttgttaggttaaaaaaaaaaaaaaaggcagggggaaGGCACTAAAAAAAACTTCCATCAACTTCTAAAAATGGCCAGAAGTCCCTTTTACAATAGTCATCTGCATGAACTCTATACCCTCCTCTAATTAAACATGTTAACTTTCTCGTTAAATAAAACCACTCTATCTTAATCAATGTTTTCAATATACTCAAATACCAGAAATGCAACATCAGTGTTTTGTTCCATTTCAGCTATATTATGAATTAGCTGAGCTCTCCTAGGCTAGCTGAAGAATCTAACCACCATTTATCGTGTCATTtccataacagaaataaaatctgtGTTCCAAACAAATGATTGACAAATGAGCTCTTAGAACAAAATCTGTTCCTTATTTGGGAACTGTTCTATCCCACATGCTTCATGGGAAATAATATAGACTTtgaagggccaggtgtggtggctcacacctctaatcccagcaccctgggaggctgaggcaggaggattgcttgagctcaggagttcaagaccagcctgagcaaaagtgagaccccgtctctacattaaaaaaaaaaaaaaagtaaaagtctatgaatggagataaaataataaaaatatagttatgttCACTGGAAATCATGGTCACTCCTGTCTAACTAGATATTCTAACATGCTGTCAAAGctttttctctggagaaaaaaaataaaaattttaacataaatcaCAAAATCTTTCCTAAAATATTCAATCATAGCATGCTGCCTCTTTaataagggagaaaaagataCAGGAATGAATGCTACTATAATTTACCACTACTACCagactaaattattttccttagccATTTCAAGGTATTTAAGTAAAGcaacaaaatgatgatttttattttgaacttagAACTTGcctttattttcctctagaatcCCACTTATAATTCATGctttcttctaaaatgtttttaaatgcaaaagtaGTAGGAATAAAAGATTATGATATATATCTCTCTAAGACATGCTATTTACAAAGCAATCCTCAGCATGTCTTAGTTAATAATAAAGCTGTTTGTAAGTAGATATATGAGTTTCTGTTGATTGTGTGCTGTTTGCTTAGCTCTGAATTAAGGAATAAATCCAAGAGCAAAATACAGTGTTCAATGTCAGTATACTTCATTTCCAGAAATTACAGAGCCTCACAACGATTTTGCTCAATAGGCCAATGAAAGAGACAGAACCCATCTAACTTACTATCTGGGTCTTCAAGGAGAATATCATTACAAGAGTCTGTATCTGAGTAGGTTCTTCGGCGTCGCTGGGAGAGTCGGTGAAGTGTAGACACTGGTTCTTTTACAGAGTGGCTACTCCTGCAAATTAagtaaaaaacattaaattgtaaggccttaaacaaataaaaacatcctGAACTCAACTGGAATTTTAAATGACTTCtccttaagtgaaaaaaaaaaactattcttatACCCAATGTCCTATGTTAGCAATGTTCTACTTACTTAAAAGTCAAATCACAAGCAAGTCAGCCCATTTAGAATCCAGCTGGTAACCTGGAGAATATGGCCTCTGAGCTGAACTAAATGGAAAAGGGGTACAATGCAGAAGTAGTGACTTCTGCAGGGGAGGGTCCAGGGAAACCGCAGGCAAATCagacagtttacaaatatttgaaaactaaaagtTAAAGATTTCACAAGTACATGTATGTAAAGTCAATCTATATCTAATCAAAACCAACAGATTGAAGGGGATGGGCAAGAAGTTTAGGGAGCATgctagaaaaactatttttaaatatcagtctaaaaaattaaacatagaagcAAATCACCACCACCTAACAGCACCACACCTACTATTTTATGACAGCCTAATGTTACAGTACTTAATGACAACCTTAattcatcaggaaaaaaattttaaattctcattataTCTTCCTTCGTAAGGTAGAAAGGATAGAAGAATttctatcataaaaataaaagtttgtcaAAGGTTGTTTAAGCTTCCATTTTTCTGGAAAATTTGGTTGATGGAACTCTTCATTCTTTGACAGGGCTGGATATACATCCTGAACTCCTCTGAGCACATGATGGTTCCATCAAAGATTacataatcatcagggaaaagaaaaacatgacaaAACATTAATAAGGGCCTAGCACTTAACAGTTGTAATGTACAGAAATAAATGCTAATGTCACTACAATTAAATCACTTTCCAAAGAACCAAATAATACAACTTAAAAGAACATtacttaacaaaataaagaatggtTTAACAACCTGGGATATTGGAAAGATCTATCTAGAAGGTAAATTTCTTAAATGtgttgatatttaaaatatcaagtggttttctctcttttcagcaGGATCTTTCTCTCttaataaaacatgaatatatGATGCTATAAAAAGCTGAGATAAAATGAGCCTCAGCTGTGGAGActtgatatattaaaaatgaatttctatttagCCATAACTTGAAATAGTCATGCATCTCTTAACAACagaaatacattctgagaaatgcatccttaggtgattttgtcattgtgcaaacatcatatggcagacttacacaaacctagatagtatagtctactacacacccaggctatatggaatagcctattgctcctagtctacaaacctgtacagcaggtTACTCTATTGAATACTTTGGGCAACTGTAaaataatggtaagtatttgtgtatctaaacatatctaaacatagaaacagtacagtaaaaatacagcattataATCTTGGTAGGGCCTATAGAGCCACCGCTATATATGAGGTCTGCCATTGACTGAAAGGTCATTACGCGTCATATAATTGTATTTCAAACATCTAAAAAAGGTACAATAGCTGGCAAGGTGCTTTCTTGCTAGTCAAttcatattcattaattttttctttattgactaCCTACTTGGGCCAGGCCCTTATACTAAACACCAATAGATACATACTCTGAGAGATACAAGGCTGAGGAAATCAGAACCAGACCTTAACCATACAGAGTTTACATTCCATGACTCTCATTAAAGGCCCAAAGAATTTCCCAAAGTAGGCAGAATTTTGAGAGAACTTGGCAAAAGAAAAGgttattttacctctctgaaGTGCAAGAACCAGGGTGGCTGACAGAACGTTtcatctagaaattaaaaaaaaaaaaatggcataaaCCATATATCAAGTACAATCATGCAGTGTTAGTTTATTATTAtcataataaacataaattaacTCAGAGAAAAAGGTGCCTGGCCAAAAAGTTAATCTTTTATGGACTCAGGTAACATAATTAGCACAATGTCAAGATTCCTCTCCAATAACCATTAATTAGAATCTTTCTTAGCACCTACCAAAAACATGCTGGATTCTTTACTGAATAGTAAAAACcaaattttatacatacataatatatgtatgtgtataaaaatataaaaaacagtgtatgtatgtgtgtatatatatataattcaaaagTCACATTTTTGTGATAAAAAGGAGTATCTAGCAAGCcagaaaatattctaataaatGTCTCTCTTTTAAAGGGCAGCAGTAGAGTATGGTAGCAAAGCCTCTCTTCACCATTCATTATTCAGGTAGCTGATACAGATGTTCTAAAGTAtggttttcatggaagacagtatTAATAATTCCAGTATTTAAAGAACTCAGAAGAACCTTAAGTCTCAAATAGGTttctaaaacatatattttttaaaaaaagaaatatctaattAAGCAGGGCATTTAATAAACATGACAAATACTAAACATAATTTAGAAGATCCAACTACTCCATCAAAAAAGAGAGGCAGCCAAGTAAAACAGATTATTTCAAAGTTTAACAAGGTAGCAGAAAAGCAAAGTTTATACTAAAGGTTTGGGATAGTTGCTTTTATATACACGAGCCCAAGAGTCTTACAAGCCCAGGTCTAGTATTTATGTTATGTAAGTGCCTTCTATATTTGGAACATGAGCCACTAGTTGCTCTGAGAAATCCCAGTTGAAATAACAGATATAATCTACTCAATTTATAGTCCAGAAACATCTAATATAATTGACATTAAGATGCAAGTGGACATTAGCATCTGCTTTAAAAGAAATTACTTCCTCTAGGATCACTCACCCAACAACATTCCCACTACAATAATCACTCAATCTGTGGGTCAAAATGATAATTGTCTGAACTTtcaaatgatttgaaataaaatgcaagTTTATTCTAATATGAATTCAATGAGATTAAGTACATAAAGTGGTTATATAGATCAGATTAAATAGTTGTGGAATACTCAACTATTTTAGCTTTGtcttcatataaataaatgtttttcatataaataaataattcatgttactctaaaaaaataattacccATGAAGACTGTCCGACCTTACTTTCCATGCTGTTTGTCTCCACAACTAATTACCATAAGTCACAATTCTTGCTCTTTGTTTCAAGTAAAATGGCATAGCTAGGAAAAATAAGCAGCCTTACTCTAGTATCTCCTAGATTAACTTATTAGATTTCCTCTGATTTTTCTACTGATAAGGGtcttggttttaaaaaaacaattattatagttttttatgtataatatacaCCTATGATTTCTCTAAACAACAGAGCATTTGTTACACAAGGTGTTTCCTGAGACATTCAACACAGGGCAGTTCTAAGgtgcttttatttgcatttgactctaaaaaggtcattttaaaaaaaagtgtactCCTTATATATCAATCTCAGGAATATAGCGCTATACATCCATCTCAAATACTAGTTTCTATGTTCAActataaatgttatttaacaGTTTATAGTGTATCTACAATTGTTCTAAAAAGCAACATCGTCAAACTGAGCTCTAATGAACACTACAGTCCTGTGAGtttgtactaaaaataaaaatgattcattgtCAAACAAATTTCAGAAACACTGTACACTACCTCTCCCTCTCAGAGATTAACAACACACTTCAGCATAAAAGAGGCTCTGACAAGTCCTATCAAACTATTTCCATCAGATCAGAATAGAGAAActctattcatttaaaataacctAAAGTTTCTAAACTAATCTGGccataaaattcattttcatgGTACACTTGGCTCAGAGGACACTATTAGTCCATCATATACTGATTAGAAAATAATGTTCTAAATATATTTAGGCAATAATCTTTACTCTCACATAACTAAATTTGCTGGAAGGTTAAGAAAACCTAGGAATAAGTCAGACCCTAATCCTTCAAACAATTAAGTCTTCATGCCTCAAGCAATACTACCATCTCGGCTAAACCAATAGCCACGCAGCATACTTCCTCCTACAAATGGGCTCCTAAAAACACttagattaaaaacatttaaagtctCATCAAACCTTATCACACCTACAAGTATCCCACAGCACGCTAGAGGAAGTTTACTAGCTTAGAAAGGGCAATGAATCTGCGACCCTCATCAAAGAGTACTTGTTCAGAGTAATCCAGAGGTGAGAAACTAACATTAAGCACCTGACATTAAGCAGATCAGATTCTTTGCAATGACCCTCTGATATAGAAGACActttattttacagacaaggaaactaaggatcagagattaagtaacttgcctactTAGAAGGTTCAAATCCAAATGCTGACTACAAAATACTGTTCCCACTGGAATATGTTTCAAATTCCTTACAATTTGTTTTATGATTTGCTTAACCGTACCCCATTGTGAAGTTTTCACCGAGTAGAGTAGTATTTCCCAACCTTTTCTGTGTCCTAGAGCATATAATACACGATAATTTCCTGGACTCTGGGGTAAAAGGATGAAGCCGTGCAGGGGCAGCCTGTGAGCAGCCCCTCCAAAGGGGGATCAGGACACTGGCACATGTGCTGAGGTCAGCTGTGAAGCTCCAATACAGAACagtacaaacaaaaaaattcaacctGTTTACTGTTTCCCATCCACTGCTTGTTTTCatccttaaaaatgaaaacaaaacaaacaaaaaaatccacgTGCAgtatcactacaaaaaaaaaaaaagaaccaaccaTTTGAACAGGAGAAGGTGACACAGGAGAAACTAAGGGATCCGGATGGGGCAGTTGAAACATCTCAGGTTTAAACTTGGCATTCGCTATCTTCACACATTCCTCAAGTGTTGTGATGAATGTATTACATGTGGCACTAAGCAGAGAGGAGGCTTCATTCATGTTCTGAAAAATTACACAAAGACTTAAACAGACTCACATACAACTACATGGAACCATACACATTATAATGAAGTAATAAAAACATCATCTCCAATGGTTACATTACTAGGttatatacaatttatttaaaatacactaCCTGACAAAATTaactaaatggaaaaataagcaatgtCTGTCTCTTAGGTAAACgttatgaaattagaaaaataagttttgcatttaaagcaaatatattgAAAAGTCACATACAAAATTTAGCTTAGAGAAACCTAACCTAAATGGTTAATTTTCTAACTATCTATAAGATTCCAAAGGTGGGCTGGGTGTCccagctcatgtctgtaatcccacactttgggaTGCCAAAGCAAGAgggtcatttgagcccaggaattcgagacaaGCCTTGGCAATGTAGCAAGatcctatttctacaaaaaatttaaaaatcagccaggtgctGTGGAGGCTAAGgtagaaggattgcctgagcccaggctTCCAAgatgcaatgagctatgattgcaccactgcagtctagtccggacaacagagtgagaccttaactctaaaaaaaaaaaaatcataaataaaataaaataagaattctgaAGGTGATCACAGCAGTGGAATATCCTGAGTTACTTGGCGTCAGTACAATTCATGTCTACCCTACACtcattctccctcttctttcctgGTAGAATCAAAACCTCAATTTTGTTTAGGACAGCAAAGTGCCCTAACCCTGGGGGATGAATACAGACTGATCTAAGCCAGTCATGGCTATCCCGTGAACCTTTGTCAAATACTCATTTTTCCTAGTTTCCTTTGAGCCAGACAAAAAGATGATGAGAAGTCTGTTGGAGAGCTTCTGGGATTTTTGTTCCCTAATTTAAAATGAAGGACAAAGTTGAAAAGGTCTCTCTCCACCCTGGAcaccccactgcctcctgcctctTTGTGACCTTGGCAGTCACTGTGAAGCCTGGAGCATTAAGAGAAAAACCCAACACCAAGAATGGCAGAGTAGAAGGATGGAACAAACCTAGGTGCCTGACGCTGTCACTGGCTATTGTGGCAAATGTGAGAGCACCTACCTCCAGACGGCTTGTGGTGAAACAGTTAAATGCCCTTAGGGTTCAACGTACCTGAAACCCAAACCAAACTCAGCCTGCCTCACACAAGATTTCTCCCCAGCGGAAGGCcacaggagaggcaggaagatttCCTGTCCCATTTCTACAAAGTCAGGCCAAAGGGGAGAGGGAACCATGCTGGTCTTTCACCCAGAGAGCAGTAGGGCTCACTGGGACTACTTTACCAGAGAGAGTAAGCCTATTTCACAGCCTGATCCTACTAATCTGACTTTTGATTCCTACATCACTATTCTTcagtgatgaatttttttttaagttacttcGTAAAGATAAGTTATCAACTCCCAGTAGTTGAAGCTGGGACCTTACTaccaaaagaaagagaacagcAGTTGTCCAGTGGATTCATGCAGTCTAGAGAACAAAGCCTGGAATGCTTCTTCTCTACTCCAACCTCCAAATTATCAGAGTGGCTGCAAAGACAGGCCCTGATCCCTGGAGAAATGTGCTGCTTCATGCTTTACTCTGGCTACAGGTTAAAGTAGGCAGAACTACAGTAGACAGAACCCAGAATAGCTGAAAATAAGGTGAAAATGCTTCTCCGCCATCTTATGGGATGACTGAGGACCCCTGGCCCGTGCACTACAAAGCATAACCAGATGTGAAAAGATCCTCTTCTATACCTCTACGCTGGGAGAGGAATGATTTTCATCATGGTGAACAAATTCCTGGATCGTGTGAACTTGCTGCATTAAGAGGTCACAGTAGAGGCGAAGTTCAGACATTTTGGTTTTCAGAGACTCACTGGTTTCACTTATTTCTGAAAGGAACATATATAAACATCCAATTAGatcattttcatattctttgcGTAATATAATGAAATGTAATCATTCAAAAAGTAaggcaataaatataaatacctaTAGCTTAAAGAGACCTCAAAAATAGGATGACAAGGACCCTAAGGAAACACTTCTCTTTagatagatgaaaaaaattaacagtcaTATGTCTGTCATGAAGTTCAGGTAATTTCCCGAGACAAAATGATGAGCGTTGGATGTTTTATACAGGATATTTCCATTCCACTGCTCATCTTCCATCTGAAAAGTGCctgtatttcttttgtgaattggctttttttgtccttcatacattttttccatttcccaaaatttttcattgattatgtattacttttataattaaaaaacaggccgggcgcggaagctcatgcctataatcctagcactctggaagactgaggtgggtggattgcccGAGCTCAGGAGttaagagaccagcctgggcaagagcgagaccctgtctctactaaaaatagaaaaaaaattagccaggcaactaaaaatagaaacaaaaaattagccgggcatggtggcgcatgcctgtagtcccagctactccggaggctgagacaggggaatTGCctatgatgccacagcactctcgcctgggcaacacagtgcgactctgtctcaaaaaaataaagtaaaaaataaaaaacaggccaggtgtggtggctcacacctgtaatcccaacactttgtttttcctcttaacAATATATAAATTGATAATTTGTAAAAGTTCTTAAACATTAAAGATAGTAATATTTCCTCTATCCTATATGCTGCAAATACTTTTCCAGATCTGTTAGCTCCCTGTCAGTTTTCTTTATTGTACATTTTGGcatacagaagtttttaatttgtatgtaattaaaaatattgtgtataaacattcatttttcttctgttccttttacAGCTTCATTTTCACATGATgctgttttcagaattttttttaagagcacactttcttctctttaatATCTCCAGACAAACTAAACATCCAGTCATAATGTAAGCCACTCATAGACCAATACCTTTGAAACTAGAAATATTAgctatggaaaaatttaaaaaatgtaatagatTCCTGGTGCTTCTCCATACTCCTTGGGCCAGGCCAGTGGCGATGCTCTCTGGTTTTAGCCACAAAGGCACATTCACCAGAGTTGACAAAAAGCAGCTCTATCTGCCCATTTGATCTAACCTAAATTGATTCCTGCCCAAATTTAAGcccattccttcttttttttcttaaactatggtaaaatttacataagataaaatttgccattttaaccacttttaaatatacacttaaaaaggTGGCATTCAGTACATTCCCACtgttgtacaatcatcaccactatccatctccagcaCTTTTTCAacttccccaactgaaactctaCACCTGCTGAACACTAACcctgttccctcctctccctaggccctggcaaccaccattctattttctatctgtataaatttgactattttgGGTATTTCATAAAGGTAGAATCTtagaatatttgtccttttgtgattggcttatttcacttagcataatgtctacAAGGCTCATCCACTTTATaacgtgtcagaatttctttcctttttaaggctgaataattccgttttatgtatataccacattttatttatatggacatttgg
The nucleotide sequence above comes from Eulemur rufifrons isolate Redbay chromosome 1, OSU_ERuf_1, whole genome shotgun sequence. Encoded proteins:
- the PLEKHA3 gene encoding pleckstrin homology domain-containing family A member 3, which translates into the protein MEGVLYKWTNYLTGWQPRWFVLDNGILSYYDSQDDVCKGSKGSIKMAVCEIKVHSADNTRMELIIPGEQHFYMKAVNAAERQRWLVALGSSKACLTDTRTKKEKEISETSESLKTKMSELRLYCDLLMQQVHTIQEFVHHDENHSSPSVENMNEASSLLSATCNTFITTLEECVKIANAKFKPEMFQLPHPDPLVSPVSPSPVQMMKRSVSHPGSCTSERSSHSVKEPVSTLHRLSQRRRRTYSDTDSCNDILLEDPDRPVHCSRNTLNGDLASATIPEESRLMAKKKSESEDPLPSFSS